One segment of Clostridium botulinum DNA contains the following:
- a CDS encoding carbohydrate ABC transporter permease: MKKNRKEQRDFWLFISPCLFSLIMVVVIPFFMGIYYTFTDWNGATTNYNFVAFKNYLSILKDAQFLYSFKITILYTIASVITINLIGFGLAYIVTRNLKTKNILRTGFFMPNLIGGLILGFIWQFLFNSVFTSIGKNLGSDFLGTSLLQNPGTAMFAMLIVASWQYAGYIMVIYVASLENVPADLLEASHIDGASGFQTFKHITIPMVRPAITVCLFLTLANSFKMFDLNFSLTSAKTTEMLSLNIYREAFVINNMGVGQAKAIIFFVFVTAVSLTQVYFNKKKEVEA, translated from the coding sequence ATGAAAAAGAATAGAAAAGAACAAAGAGATTTTTGGCTTTTTATAAGTCCCTGCTTGTTCTCTCTTATTATGGTAGTTGTAATTCCATTTTTTATGGGTATTTATTACACATTTACAGATTGGAATGGTGCTACTACTAACTACAATTTTGTTGCATTTAAAAATTATTTAAGTATTTTGAAAGATGCACAATTTCTTTATTCATTTAAAATAACAATTCTATATACTATTGCAAGCGTAATTACTATTAATTTAATTGGATTTGGACTAGCATATATAGTTACTAGAAATTTAAAGACAAAAAATATTTTAAGAACTGGTTTCTTCATGCCAAACTTAATAGGCGGATTAATTTTAGGATTTATATGGCAATTTTTATTTAATTCTGTATTTACTTCAATTGGTAAGAATTTAGGTTCAGACTTCTTAGGAACTTCATTACTACAAAATCCTGGTACTGCAATGTTTGCAATGTTAATAGTTGCTTCATGGCAATATGCTGGATATATAATGGTTATTTACGTTGCTTCCCTTGAAAATGTACCTGCTGATTTATTAGAAGCTAGTCATATTGATGGAGCTAGTGGTTTTCAAACATTTAAACATATTACAATTCCAATGGTAAGACCTGCAATTACAGTATGTTTATTCTTAACACTCGCTAATTCATTTAAAATGTTCGACTTAAACTTCTCTTTAACTTCTGCAAAGACAACTGAAATGTTATCTTTAAATATTTATAGAGAGGCTTTTGTAATAAACAATATGGGTGTAGGACAAGCAAAAGCTATTATTTTCTTTGTCTTTGTAACTGCTGTGTCACTAACACAAGTATACTTTAATAAGAAGAAGGAGGTAGAAGCATAA
- a CDS encoding ABC transporter substrate-binding protein — translation MKLRMRKTLATVLAASLLIGTVAGCSSSNAGNSAKKDGEGKTVKVFQLKVEINDQLKELAKKYEDETGVKVDITSVGGGADYGAALKAEFQKGTAPDIFMIQGAGDYGVWQEKIDNLTDEPWVKDAVHGTLDTVTVDGKVYGMPAATEGYGLMYNKDILDKAGIDPASIDTFDKLKAAFEKLDSMKAELGIDNVVSYTTKETWVTGNHTFNIPLAVQKDSAQFVKDYVAGKADFVNNQYFKDWMNLVELLCKYGGGPTLDTIDYTTQVGNFGALHKTAFLHQGNWTSKDLAGLDANFPKGFVPLAINNDPKISGSIPVGVPMYWVVNKESAVNKEAKDFLNWMVTSEAGQNCIVKDMKMIPAFTNFAVEPEDELAKSIVEFNKAGKTIPWAFTNLPDGFTMNNIGPIFSKFARGEIDKNQMLQQLQDATK, via the coding sequence ATGAAATTAAGAATGAGAAAAACACTAGCAACAGTATTGGCTGCTTCACTTTTAATAGGTACAGTAGCTGGTTGTTCATCATCTAATGCTGGAAATAGTGCTAAAAAAGATGGAGAGGGAAAAACAGTTAAGGTATTTCAATTAAAAGTTGAAATCAATGACCAATTAAAAGAACTTGCTAAAAAATATGAAGATGAAACAGGCGTTAAAGTTGATATAACTTCTGTTGGTGGTGGTGCTGACTATGGTGCTGCATTAAAAGCTGAATTCCAAAAAGGAACTGCTCCTGATATATTTATGATTCAAGGTGCTGGAGATTATGGTGTATGGCAAGAAAAAATTGATAATTTAACTGATGAGCCTTGGGTTAAAGATGCTGTTCATGGAACATTGGATACAGTTACAGTTGATGGTAAGGTTTATGGTATGCCTGCTGCAACTGAAGGTTATGGATTAATGTATAACAAAGATATCTTAGATAAAGCTGGTATTGATCCTGCTTCTATAGATACTTTTGATAAATTAAAAGCTGCATTTGAAAAATTAGATTCTATGAAAGCTGAATTAGGAATAGATAATGTAGTGTCTTATACAACTAAAGAAACTTGGGTTACTGGTAACCATACTTTCAATATTCCTTTAGCTGTACAAAAAGATTCAGCTCAATTTGTTAAAGATTATGTAGCTGGAAAAGCTGATTTTGTAAATAATCAATATTTTAAAGATTGGATGAACTTAGTTGAATTACTTTGCAAATACGGCGGTGGTCCTACTCTAGATACTATAGATTATACTACTCAAGTTGGTAACTTTGGTGCATTACACAAAACTGCTTTCTTACATCAAGGTAACTGGACTAGTAAAGATTTAGCTGGTTTAGATGCAAACTTCCCTAAAGGTTTTGTTCCATTAGCTATTAATAATGATCCAAAAATAAGCGGAAGTATTCCTGTTGGTGTACCTATGTACTGGGTTGTTAATAAAGAATCAGCTGTTAATAAAGAAGCTAAAGACTTCTTAAATTGGATGGTAACTAGTGAAGCTGGACAAAATTGTATAGTAAAAGATATGAAGATGATTCCTGCATTTACTAACTTTGCAGTTGAACCTGAAGATGAACTTGCTAAATCTATCGTTGAATTTAATAAAGCTGGCAAGACTATTCCTTGGGCATTTACTAATCTTCCAGATGGATTCACAATGAATAATATTGGACCTATATTCTCTAAATTTGCTAGAGGAGAAATTGATAAAAATCAAATGCTTCAACAATTACAAGATGCTACTAAATAA